Proteins from a genomic interval of Dendropsophus ebraccatus isolate aDenEbr1 chromosome 6, aDenEbr1.pat, whole genome shotgun sequence:
- the LOC138794546 gene encoding WAP four-disulfide core domain protein 8-like isoform X1, translated as MEAIARTVLLVVALVSVITVYLPFAELSRVCPSFDPAICIHARPGPAECHNDIQCNNSMKCCCSNCGWKCVPPVEVKPGRCPPIKAKCKLTLPPPGCHSDSDCRGLKKCCNICGNRCMYPAPEPAGICPRNAGETLEELSCPSVECSRDSDCPATEKCCTTGGVQKCVTPVKPGRCPPIKAKCKLTLPPPGCHSDSDCRGLKKCCNICGNRCMKPAPEPAGICPRNAGETLEELSCPSVECSRDSDCPATEKCCTTGGMQKCVTPDDEDG; from the exons ATGGAGGCTATAGCTCGAACGGTCCTGCTGGTTGTGGCCCTCGTGTCGGTGATTACTGTGTATTTACCATTTGCAG AGTTGAGCCGTGTGTGTCCCTCATTTGACCCGGCCATCTGTATACATGCCAGACCCGGCCCAGCAGAGTGCCACAATGACATTCAGTGTAACAACTCCATGAAATGCTGCTGCTCCAACTGTGGCTGGAAATGCGTGCCCCCCGTGGAAG TCAAACCCGGCCGGTGCCCCCCAATAAAGGCAAAGTGTAAGCTGACCCTCCCACCCCCAGGGTGTCACAGTGACTCTGACTGCCGAGGCCTGAAGAAGTGCTGTAATATCTGCGGAAACAGGTGCATGTATCCTGCACCAG AACCAGCTGGAATCTGCCCCAGAAATGCCGGAGAGACGTTGGAGGAACTCTCTTGTCCTTCTGTAGAGTGCTCCCGGGATTCAGACTGCCCGGCCACTGAGAAATGCTGCACTACTGGGGGCGTGCAAAAGTGTGTGACGCCAG TCAAACCCGGCCGGTGCCCCCCAATAAAGGCAAAGTGTAAGCTGACCCTCCCACCCCCAGGGTGTCACAGTGACTCTGACTGCCGAGGCCTGAAGAAGTGCTGTAATATCTGCGGAAACAGGTGCATGAAGCCTGCACCAG AACCAGCTGGAATCTGCCCCAGAAATGCCGGAGAGACGTTGGAGGAACTCTCTTGTCCTTCTGTAGAGTGCTCCCGGGATTCAGACTGCCCGGCCACTGAGAAATGCTGCACTACTGGGGGCATGCAAAAGTGTGTGACGCCAG ATGATGAGGATGGTTGA
- the LOC138794546 gene encoding perlwapin-like isoform X2, with protein sequence MEAIARTVLLVVALVSVITVYLPFAVKPGRCPPIKAKCKLTLPPPGCHSDSDCRGLKKCCNICGNRCMYPAPEPAGICPRNAGETLEELSCPSVECSRDSDCPATEKCCTTGGVQKCVTPVKPGRCPPIKAKCKLTLPPPGCHSDSDCRGLKKCCNICGNRCMKPAPEPAGICPRNAGETLEELSCPSVECSRDSDCPATEKCCTTGGMQKCVTPDDEDG encoded by the exons ATGGAGGCTATAGCTCGAACGGTCCTGCTGGTTGTGGCCCTCGTGTCGGTGATTACTGTGTATTTACCATTTGCAG TCAAACCCGGCCGGTGCCCCCCAATAAAGGCAAAGTGTAAGCTGACCCTCCCACCCCCAGGGTGTCACAGTGACTCTGACTGCCGAGGCCTGAAGAAGTGCTGTAATATCTGCGGAAACAGGTGCATGTATCCTGCACCAG AACCAGCTGGAATCTGCCCCAGAAATGCCGGAGAGACGTTGGAGGAACTCTCTTGTCCTTCTGTAGAGTGCTCCCGGGATTCAGACTGCCCGGCCACTGAGAAATGCTGCACTACTGGGGGCGTGCAAAAGTGTGTGACGCCAG TCAAACCCGGCCGGTGCCCCCCAATAAAGGCAAAGTGTAAGCTGACCCTCCCACCCCCAGGGTGTCACAGTGACTCTGACTGCCGAGGCCTGAAGAAGTGCTGTAATATCTGCGGAAACAGGTGCATGAAGCCTGCACCAG AACCAGCTGGAATCTGCCCCAGAAATGCCGGAGAGACGTTGGAGGAACTCTCTTGTCCTTCTGTAGAGTGCTCCCGGGATTCAGACTGCCCGGCCACTGAGAAATGCTGCACTACTGGGGGCATGCAAAAGTGTGTGACGCCAG ATGATGAGGATGGTTGA